The Burkholderia mallei ATCC 23344 genome has a window encoding:
- the tssG gene encoding type VI secretion system baseplate subunit TssG, with protein sequence MTTNPKPEPAGVDAGSHANSNAGRRAGAAANVEANAEPDAMPNAVRGAAADVAPSAAPSATPSATSQAAAARRDAWWRRLRAAPHGYDLFHALRWLDALSPEHAPSGYASRPRDEPVRFGQAPSLAFAAAMLADVRDDGPRPRVAIHGFGLFGPNGPLPSHLTEYAYERATQHDDPTFAAFADLFHHRLILLFYRAWADAQPTVSLDRPARARFDRYVASLIGPCDALLADSPRGSRPDSSFASSSDSLPDSLPDSLPDSPPDSSPDSPPDSRSDSPSDARLDPHPDSPRGAGALAPHAKYHQAGHLVRHTRNPEGLVQILRRYFGVRVRIVEHVPHWVMLDRAQRCAIRATRPTQPLGGAVLGRAVRDAQSRFRIVLGPLTLDEYRRFLPGGVHARQLAQWVREYVGIEFDWDVQLELARGEVPTLALGSRHGLGRTAWLGERLDPGPARDLVLGYDERMRASRARSGAADQAAAAGALIANLPEREPPCPISAE encoded by the coding sequence ATGACGACGAACCCGAAACCGGAGCCCGCCGGCGTGGACGCGGGCTCGCACGCGAACTCGAATGCGGGCCGGCGCGCCGGTGCGGCCGCGAATGTGGAGGCGAACGCGGAGCCGGACGCGATGCCGAATGCAGTCCGGGGCGCGGCTGCGGATGTCGCGCCAAGCGCGGCGCCGAGCGCGACGCCGAGCGCGACGTCGCAGGCCGCCGCCGCGCGCCGCGACGCATGGTGGCGCCGCCTGCGCGCCGCGCCGCACGGCTACGACCTGTTTCATGCGCTGCGTTGGCTCGATGCGCTGTCGCCCGAGCACGCGCCGTCCGGCTACGCGTCGCGGCCGCGCGACGAGCCGGTGCGCTTCGGCCAGGCGCCGTCGCTCGCGTTCGCGGCCGCGATGCTCGCCGACGTGCGTGACGACGGCCCGCGCCCGCGCGTCGCGATTCACGGCTTCGGGCTGTTCGGGCCGAACGGGCCGCTGCCGTCGCATCTGACCGAGTACGCATACGAGCGCGCGACGCAGCATGACGATCCGACCTTCGCCGCGTTCGCCGACCTGTTTCATCATCGGCTGATCCTGCTGTTCTATCGCGCATGGGCCGATGCGCAGCCGACCGTCAGCCTCGATCGGCCGGCGCGCGCGCGGTTCGACCGCTACGTGGCCAGCCTGATCGGGCCGTGCGACGCGTTGCTTGCCGATTCACCGCGCGGCTCACGGCCCGATTCGTCCTTCGCTTCGTCGTCCGATTCACTGCCTGATTCACTGCCTGATTCACTGCCTGATTCACCGCCTGATTCATCGCCTGATTCGCCGCCTGATTCGCGGTCCGATTCGCCGTCCGATGCGCGCCTCGATCCGCATCCCGACTCGCCGCGCGGCGCTGGCGCGCTCGCGCCGCACGCGAAGTATCACCAGGCCGGCCATCTGGTGCGGCACACGCGCAACCCGGAGGGGCTCGTGCAGATCCTGCGGCGCTATTTCGGTGTGCGGGTACGCATCGTCGAGCACGTGCCGCACTGGGTGATGCTCGATCGCGCGCAGCGCTGCGCGATCCGCGCGACGCGGCCGACGCAGCCGCTCGGCGGCGCCGTGCTCGGCCGTGCGGTGCGCGACGCGCAGTCGCGCTTCCGGATCGTGCTCGGCCCGCTGACGCTCGACGAATACCGGCGGTTCCTGCCGGGCGGCGTCCATGCGCGGCAGCTCGCGCAATGGGTGCGCGAATACGTCGGCATCGAATTCGACTGGGACGTGCAGCTCGAGCTCGCGCGCGGCGAAGTGCCGACGCTCGCGCTCGGTAGCCGTCACGGGCTCGGCCGCACCGCATGGCTCGGCGAGCGGCTCGACCCCGGCCCCGCGCGCGACCTCGTGCTCGGCTACGACGAGCGCATGCGCGCTTCGCGCGCACGATCGGGCGCGGCCGATCAGGCGGCCGCCGCCGGTGCGTTGATCGCCAACCTGCCTGAACGGGAACCGCCATGTCCGATATCGGCCGAGTGA
- the tssH gene encoding type VI secretion system ATPase TssH produces the protein MSDIGRVTLFGKLNTFLYETLEQATGFCRLRGNPYVELAHWLNQMLRRPDSDVHRILRRFDIDAAAIDRGIVSALDRLPRGAGSVSDLSAHIDDAIERAWVYATLKYDAAQIRGAVLLLALVKTPQLRNVLYAIARDFERIVPDVLADELERIVAGSPEAPSPAARAAAGAIGDAGAAPSAAREGSALARYAIDLTARARAGEIDPVVGRDGEIRQIVDILLRRRQNNPLLVGEAGVGKTAVAEGFALRIVAGDVPPPLRDVELYLLDIGLLQAGASVKGEFESRLRGVIDEASSSERPVILFIDEVHTLVGAGGAAGTGDAANLLKPALARGLLRTIGATTWSEYKQYIEKDPALTRRFQLVQVREPEEGAALAMLRGLAAKLEAHHRVLVLDDALQAAVTLSHRYIPARQLPDKAISLLDTACARVAVSQHAVPAPIEDVRRRIDSLRVERELIARECALGAGDAQRLDAIDASIAGEQTTLDALDARWQAERDALGKIVDWRASLLADDSSRVLDEAARADVQAKLSAALRALAELQGETPLVLPAVDTHAVAAVVSDWTGIPLGRMVRDEMQSVLKLAETLAERVVGQPHAVELIAERIQTARARLDDPAKSHGVFLLCGPSGVGKTETALALAEMLYGGEHNAITINMSEFQEAHTVSTLKGAPPGYVGYGQGGVLTEAVRRRPYSVVLLDEIEKAHRDVHEIFFQVFDKGWMEDGEGRYIDFRNTVILLTSNVGSERVMQLCRDPQRLPDAQTLTDALREVFPAALLGRLTVVPYYPLTDEMLARIVALQLARIERRIEAHHGIALRCADSATALIAERCRTIESGGRMVDAILTHTVLPRISQEILRATIEGRALRAIDVSAEDGQFVYRFEEEGAT, from the coding sequence ATGTCCGATATCGGCCGAGTGACCTTGTTTGGAAAACTGAACACTTTTCTCTACGAGACCCTGGAGCAGGCGACCGGCTTTTGTCGGCTGCGCGGCAATCCCTATGTCGAGCTCGCGCACTGGCTGAACCAGATGCTCCGGCGCCCGGACAGCGACGTGCACCGGATCCTGCGCCGCTTCGACATCGACGCGGCGGCGATCGACCGCGGGATCGTTTCGGCGCTCGACCGGCTGCCGCGCGGCGCGGGTTCCGTGTCCGATCTGTCCGCGCACATCGATGATGCGATCGAACGCGCATGGGTGTACGCGACGCTCAAGTACGACGCGGCGCAGATTCGCGGCGCGGTGCTGCTGCTCGCGCTCGTGAAGACGCCGCAGCTGCGCAACGTGCTGTACGCGATCGCGCGGGACTTCGAGCGCATCGTGCCTGACGTGCTTGCCGACGAGCTCGAACGGATCGTCGCAGGCTCGCCGGAGGCGCCGTCGCCCGCCGCGCGCGCGGCGGCGGGGGCGATCGGCGACGCGGGGGCGGCGCCGTCCGCCGCGCGCGAAGGCTCGGCGCTCGCGCGCTACGCGATCGATCTGACCGCGCGTGCGCGCGCGGGCGAGATCGATCCGGTGGTCGGCCGCGACGGCGAGATTCGGCAGATCGTCGACATCCTGCTGCGCCGCCGGCAGAACAATCCGCTGCTCGTCGGCGAGGCGGGCGTCGGCAAGACCGCGGTCGCCGAAGGCTTCGCGCTGCGCATCGTCGCGGGCGACGTGCCGCCGCCGCTGCGCGACGTCGAACTGTATCTGCTCGACATCGGCCTGCTGCAGGCGGGCGCGAGCGTGAAGGGCGAATTCGAGAGCCGCCTGCGCGGCGTGATCGACGAGGCGAGTTCGAGCGAGCGGCCCGTCATTCTGTTCATCGACGAGGTACACACGCTCGTCGGCGCGGGCGGCGCGGCGGGCACGGGCGACGCGGCGAACCTGTTGAAGCCCGCGCTCGCGCGCGGCCTGCTGCGCACGATCGGCGCGACGACGTGGTCCGAATACAAGCAATACATCGAGAAGGACCCGGCGCTCACGCGGCGCTTCCAGCTCGTGCAGGTGCGCGAGCCGGAGGAGGGCGCGGCGCTGGCGATGCTGCGCGGGCTCGCCGCGAAGCTGGAGGCGCACCATCGCGTGCTCGTGCTCGACGATGCGCTGCAGGCGGCCGTCACGCTGTCGCATCGCTACATTCCCGCGCGGCAGTTGCCGGACAAGGCGATCAGCCTGCTCGACACCGCGTGCGCGCGCGTCGCGGTCAGCCAGCACGCGGTGCCCGCGCCGATCGAGGACGTGCGGCGGCGGATCGATAGCCTGCGCGTCGAGCGCGAGCTGATCGCGCGCGAGTGCGCGCTCGGCGCGGGCGATGCGCAACGGCTCGATGCAATCGATGCATCGATCGCCGGCGAACAGACCACGCTCGATGCGCTCGACGCGCGCTGGCAGGCGGAGCGCGACGCGCTCGGCAAGATCGTCGACTGGCGGGCCTCGCTGCTGGCCGACGATTCTTCGCGCGTGCTCGATGAGGCGGCGCGCGCGGACGTGCAGGCGAAGCTCTCGGCCGCGCTGCGCGCGCTCGCCGAATTGCAGGGCGAGACGCCGCTCGTGCTGCCCGCGGTCGATACGCACGCGGTGGCCGCCGTGGTGTCCGACTGGACCGGCATCCCGCTCGGGCGGATGGTGCGCGACGAGATGCAATCGGTGCTGAAGCTCGCCGAGACGCTCGCCGAGCGCGTGGTCGGCCAGCCGCACGCGGTCGAGCTGATCGCCGAGCGCATTCAGACCGCGCGCGCGCGGCTCGACGATCCGGCCAAGTCGCACGGCGTGTTCCTGCTGTGCGGGCCGTCCGGCGTCGGCAAGACCGAGACGGCGCTCGCGCTCGCCGAGATGCTGTACGGCGGCGAGCACAACGCGATCACGATCAACATGAGCGAGTTTCAGGAGGCGCACACCGTATCGACGCTCAAGGGCGCGCCGCCCGGCTACGTCGGCTACGGACAGGGCGGGGTGCTGACCGAGGCGGTGCGGCGGCGGCCGTACAGTGTCGTGCTGCTCGACGAAATCGAGAAGGCGCACCGCGACGTGCACGAGATCTTCTTTCAGGTGTTCGACAAGGGCTGGATGGAAGACGGCGAGGGGCGCTATATCGACTTTCGCAACACGGTGATCCTCCTCACGTCGAACGTCGGTTCCGAGCGCGTGATGCAGCTGTGCCGCGATCCGCAGCGCCTGCCCGATGCGCAGACCTTGACCGATGCGCTGCGCGAGGTGTTTCCCGCCGCGTTGTTGGGACGCCTGACGGTCGTTCCGTACTACCCGCTCACCGACGAGATGCTCGCGCGGATCGTCGCATTGCAGCTCGCGCGCATCGAGCGGCGCATCGAAGCGCACCACGGCATCGCGTTGCGCTGCGCGGATTCGGCGACCGCGCTGATCGCCGAGCGCTGCCGGACGATCGAATCCGGCGGCCGCATGGTCGACGCGATTCTCACGCACACGGTGCTGCCGCGCATCAGCCAGGAGATCCTGCGCGCGACGATCGAGGGGCGCGCGCTGCGGGCGATCGACGTGAGCGCCGAAGACGGCCAGTTCGTTTACCGATTCGAAGAGGAGGGCGCGACGTGA
- the tssI gene encoding type VI secretion system tip protein VgrG encodes MTRVFTLDSLHGDDLKFHRLYGEEALGRMFDFRIEALADNHSLSLKELLGKPVTVRIRQQDESERHLNGIVARAALVGRRAERHYGYQLIVRPWLWLATRRSDCRIFQNKTVPEIVQDVLGTYGFPIENHLTDTYAPRDYCVQYNETDAAFVSRLMEFEGIYYYFKHAAQTHTLMLCDAMASHVALPGYEHIPFIARDRTAIADEEHIDSWLPAQEVSIGKHETSDYDYTKPRADLSAQKIDPRGHDHDGFASFEWPGGYRDDEPGAHYSRVRLEEQQAEHERALARTDVRGIAPGYLFTLEHCPRADQNREYLIVRCQYRFQENAYATDSGNEAVVHESQTLVQPSSLPYRSPRATPRPRTNGPQTATVVGPKGEEIWTDQYGRVKLQFRWDRYGQSDQNSSCWVRVSSPWAGGGFGGVQIPRIGDEVVVDFLNGDPDQPIVTGRVYNGEKMPPWGLPGSATQSGLLSRSSPGGTAEHSNAFRFEDKKGAEQLWMHAERNFDAETEQDHTLSVGHDHSHSVGNNEMMSVANDRQRSVGQNETVNIGKHRVAQIGGNETHGVAGNRTRQVGQNEAVTIGANREATIGGNHVETVAKDKTETIGQGKTLNVTQHYQTTSKSMKTAVAEHHAEEIGSRTSTIEKAHELNVGGSQSVNVGASHTMSVKNNVHVGAGDQISLVCGDASITLKKDGTIAINGVTVESSASGSHSVRGKTVTSSATGEHTVEGTILKLNP; translated from the coding sequence GTGACCCGCGTGTTCACACTCGACAGCCTGCACGGCGACGACCTGAAGTTCCACCGGCTCTACGGCGAGGAAGCGCTCGGGCGGATGTTCGACTTCCGGATCGAAGCGCTCGCCGACAATCACAGCCTGTCGCTGAAGGAACTGCTCGGCAAGCCGGTGACGGTGCGCATCCGGCAGCAGGACGAATCGGAGCGCCATCTGAACGGGATCGTCGCGCGCGCCGCGCTGGTCGGGCGGCGCGCGGAGCGGCATTACGGCTATCAACTGATCGTGCGGCCGTGGCTGTGGCTCGCGACGCGCCGCTCCGATTGCCGGATCTTCCAGAACAAGACGGTGCCGGAGATCGTGCAGGACGTGCTCGGCACGTACGGCTTTCCGATCGAAAACCATCTGACCGACACGTACGCGCCGCGCGACTACTGCGTGCAGTACAACGAGACCGACGCGGCGTTCGTGTCGCGGCTGATGGAGTTCGAAGGGATCTACTACTACTTCAAGCACGCCGCGCAAACGCACACGCTGATGCTGTGCGACGCGATGGCGTCGCACGTCGCGCTGCCGGGCTACGAGCACATTCCGTTCATCGCGCGCGACCGCACCGCGATCGCCGACGAAGAGCACATCGACAGCTGGCTGCCCGCGCAGGAAGTGAGCATCGGCAAGCACGAGACGAGCGACTACGACTACACGAAGCCGCGCGCGGATCTGTCCGCGCAGAAGATCGATCCGCGCGGCCACGACCATGACGGCTTCGCGTCGTTCGAATGGCCCGGCGGCTATCGCGACGATGAACCGGGCGCGCATTACAGCCGCGTGCGGCTCGAAGAGCAGCAGGCGGAGCACGAACGCGCGCTCGCGCGCACCGACGTGCGCGGCATCGCACCCGGCTATCTGTTCACGCTCGAACACTGCCCGCGCGCCGACCAGAACCGCGAATACCTGATCGTGCGCTGCCAGTATCGGTTTCAGGAGAACGCGTACGCGACCGATAGCGGCAACGAGGCGGTCGTGCACGAATCTCAGACACTCGTGCAGCCTTCGAGCCTGCCGTATCGCTCGCCGCGCGCGACGCCGCGGCCGCGCACGAACGGCCCGCAGACGGCGACCGTCGTCGGCCCGAAGGGCGAGGAAATCTGGACGGACCAGTACGGGCGCGTGAAGCTGCAATTTCGCTGGGACCGCTACGGGCAGAGCGACCAGAACTCGTCGTGCTGGGTGCGCGTGTCGAGCCCGTGGGCGGGCGGCGGCTTCGGCGGCGTGCAGATCCCGCGCATCGGCGATGAGGTGGTGGTCGATTTCCTGAACGGCGACCCCGATCAGCCGATCGTGACGGGGCGCGTGTACAACGGCGAGAAGATGCCGCCATGGGGGCTGCCCGGCAGCGCGACACAAAGCGGGCTGCTGTCGCGCTCGTCGCCGGGCGGCACGGCCGAGCATTCGAACGCGTTTCGCTTCGAGGACAAGAAGGGCGCGGAGCAGCTGTGGATGCATGCGGAGCGCAACTTCGACGCGGAGACTGAGCAGGACCACACGCTGTCGGTGGGCCACGATCATTCGCATTCGGTCGGCAACAACGAGATGATGAGCGTCGCGAACGACCGGCAAAGGAGCGTCGGGCAGAACGAGACGGTGAACATCGGGAAACATCGCGTCGCGCAGATCGGCGGGAACGAGACGCATGGCGTCGCGGGAAACCGCACGCGGCAGGTCGGACAGAACGAAGCCGTGACGATCGGCGCGAATCGCGAGGCGACGATCGGCGGCAATCACGTGGAGACGGTCGCGAAAGACAAGACCGAAACGATTGGGCAGGGCAAGACGCTGAATGTCACTCAGCACTATCAGACGACTTCGAAGAGCATGAAGACCGCTGTCGCCGAACATCACGCCGAGGAGATCGGCTCGCGAACGTCGACGATCGAGAAAGCGCACGAGCTCAACGTTGGCGGTTCTCAATCGGTGAACGTTGGCGCGAGCCACACGATGAGCGTGAAGAACAACGTACATGTCGGCGCGGGCGATCAGATCTCGCTCGTTTGCGGCGATGCGAGCATCACGCTGAAGAAGGACGGCACGATCGCGATCAACGGCGTCACGGTGGAATCGAGCGCCAGCGGAAGCCATAGCGTGCGCGGCAAGACAGTGACGTCGTCGGCGACGGGCGAGCACACGGTGGAAGGCACGATACTGAAACTGAACCCCTGA
- a CDS encoding IS3-like element IS407 family transposase (programmed frameshift), producing the protein MKKRFTEQQIIGFLKEAEAGMPVKELCRKHGFSDASFYTWRAKFGGMEVSEARRLKGLEVENARLKKLLAEAMLDMEALKVVVKGKPLSPQAKREAVLAIREKVNISERRACRLVGLSRSVLHYDAKPDHENEVLAARLVKLAHERRRFGYRRLHALVEREGTHANHKRIYRLYREAGLAVRRRRKRHGVMIEREQLALPGAPNEVWSIDFVMDALSNGRRVKCLTVVDDFTKEAVDIVVDHGISGLYVARALDRAARFRGYPKAVRTDQGPEFTSRALDQWAYANGVTLKLIQAGKPTQNAYIESFNGKFRDECLNEHWFTTLAHARAVIAAWRQDYNEQRPHSALNYLAPSEFAAKHRATADAPAAFQELV; encoded by the exons ATGAAGAAGCGCTTTACGGAACAGCAAATCATCGGGTTTCTGAAGGAAGCCGAGGCCGGTATGCCGGTCAAGGAACTGTGCAGGAAGCATGGGTTCAGTGACGCGTCGTTCTACACCTGGCGCGCGAAGTTCGGCGGCATGGAAGTCTCGGAAGCCCGCCGGCTCAAGGGCCTCGAGGTGGAGAATGCCCGACTGAAGAAACTGCTGGCCGAAGCAATGCTCGATATGGAAGCGTTGAAGGTTGTCGTCAAGGGAAAGC CCCTGAGCCCGCAAGCCAAACGCGAAGCAGTGTTGGCGATTCGGGAGAAGGTCAACATCTCCGAGCGCCGCGCCTGCCGGCTTGTCGGGCTTTCTCGCAGCGTGCTGCATTACGACGCGAAGCCGGACCACGAGAATGAGGTGCTCGCGGCGCGTCTGGTGAAGTTGGCGCACGAACGTCGTCGATTCGGCTACCGCCGACTGCACGCCCTGGTGGAACGCGAAGGCACGCACGCCAATCACAAGCGCATCTATCGCCTGTACCGTGAGGCAGGGCTGGCTGTGCGGCGCCGTCGCAAGCGCCACGGCGTCATGATTGAGCGCGAGCAACTGGCATTGCCGGGCGCACCCAACGAGGTATGGTCAATCGATTTCGTGATGGATGCGCTTTCCAACGGCCGGCGCGTGAAGTGCCTGACCGTCGTCGACGATTTCACGAAAGAGGCTGTCGACATCGTCGTCGACCATGGCATCTCAGGTTTGTATGTCGCTCGGGCATTGGACCGTGCAGCTCGCTTCCGTGGCTATCCCAAGGCGGTGCGAACAGACCAGGGACCCGAATTTACGAGCCGCGCGCTTGACCAGTGGGCGTATGCGAACGGCGTCACGCTGAAGTTGATTCAGGCGGGCAAGCCCACGCAGAATGCGTACATCGAATCGTTCAACGGCAAGTTCCGCGACGAATGCCTTAACGAGCACTGGTTCACGACGCTCGCGCACGCTCGGGCAGTCATCGCGGCATGGCGTCAGGACTACAACGAGCAAAGGCCGCACAGCGCACTGAACTACCTTGCGCCGTCAGAGTTTGCGGCGAAACATCGGGCAACCGCAGACGCTCCTGCCGCTTTCCAGGAGTTGGTTTAA
- a CDS encoding class I SAM-dependent methyltransferase yields the protein MLEQTAEHWGQSYFSETFNRREWQAHPLSIQRQYELQGNLMREEWLFSRYLNRKRVQRAASLGAGRAETEIALLELGAVEHFDLFDVSSVGIEYAKSIAEEKGFGHKVTCHVGPIGCAELNENTYDLITFVASLHHMEPLAETLERANRALTQRGIIWCANEYIGPDRFDYPVAHAAIAKSFFQQIPPGLRNHWHRELQFPTPQEVAEVDPTEAPCSSKIEPTMRDMFPALEIMPLYGAFAFMVFWGLNHDALYETPEGTELTRFILGMDKALTDAGILPTYFAHIIARKNNAPRQQIHRPGRHSRALLYRYAQRAASILRHLKIR from the coding sequence ATGCTCGAACAAACAGCGGAACATTGGGGACAGAGTTATTTCTCGGAAACATTCAATCGCCGGGAATGGCAAGCGCACCCCCTTTCCATCCAGCGCCAGTATGAACTGCAGGGCAATCTCATGCGTGAGGAGTGGCTTTTTTCACGTTATCTCAACAGAAAGCGCGTTCAGCGAGCCGCCAGCCTAGGAGCGGGGAGAGCCGAAACAGAAATCGCCCTTCTTGAATTGGGTGCAGTCGAGCATTTTGATCTCTTTGATGTCAGCTCAGTTGGAATAGAATATGCAAAATCGATAGCTGAAGAAAAAGGATTTGGACATAAGGTTACATGTCACGTGGGACCAATCGGCTGCGCCGAGCTGAACGAGAACACCTACGACCTGATCACGTTCGTCGCGTCGCTCCATCATATGGAACCGCTCGCCGAAACCCTTGAGCGTGCCAATCGAGCACTAACCCAACGCGGAATCATCTGGTGCGCCAACGAATATATCGGACCGGACCGATTCGACTATCCAGTTGCACATGCCGCGATTGCAAAATCCTTCTTTCAGCAAATTCCACCCGGCTTACGTAACCACTGGCATCGAGAGCTTCAGTTCCCGACCCCACAGGAAGTCGCGGAAGTAGATCCAACGGAAGCGCCCTGCTCATCGAAGATCGAACCCACGATGCGTGACATGTTTCCAGCCCTGGAGATCATGCCACTATATGGGGCATTCGCTTTCATGGTGTTTTGGGGATTGAACCACGATGCGCTGTACGAGACTCCCGAAGGAACGGAACTAACTCGGTTCATTCTAGGAATGGATAAAGCGTTAACCGATGCGGGAATCTTACCGACATACTTTGCGCATATCATAGCCAGAAAAAATAACGCCCCTCGACAACAGATCCACCGCCCAGGCCGTCATTCAAGAGCCCTTCTTTATAGATATGCACAAAGAGCAGCATCCATACTCCGCCATCTAAAAATTAGATAA
- a CDS encoding purine-cytosine permease family protein — translation MPNATDAQRRALRERRTIDYIPDHERHGKLSSQFTLWLGANLQVTAIVTGALAVVLGGDVSWSLVGLALGQLLGAAVMALHGAQGPQLGLPQMISSRVQFGIYGAVIPLVLVCLMYVGFSASGTVLAGQALAQLFGVADPVGIFAFIAVVVVLAVFGYRTIHALGRISSIVGVVAFVYMFVRLLAGHDVGALLAIRHFSLSSFLLAISLSASWQIAYGPYVADYSRYLPRSTSARRTFWAIGLGSVLGAQASMAFGVFAAALAGKQFAGHEVQFIVSLGASGATAALLYFAIAFGKLTITTLNAYGSVMSVATIVTGFSGRAQITQRARMAYVLAMVAAVAWLALVGRHAFLKDFSAFILFLLAFFTPWSAINLVDFYWVTRERYDVPALYDPDGRYGRWNVAGVSIYAIGVLVQMPFIATEFYTGPLVAKLGGTDISWIIGLVVPGVLYYVTARRQTAHVPERLILPDEPSLP, via the coding sequence ATGCCGAACGCCACCGACGCCCAACGCCGAGCGCTGCGCGAACGCCGCACGATCGACTACATCCCCGACCACGAACGCCACGGCAAGCTCTCGAGCCAGTTCACGCTATGGCTCGGCGCGAACCTGCAGGTGACGGCGATCGTCACCGGCGCGCTCGCGGTCGTGCTGGGCGGCGACGTGTCCTGGTCGCTCGTCGGCCTCGCGCTCGGTCAACTGCTGGGCGCAGCCGTGATGGCACTGCACGGCGCGCAGGGGCCGCAACTCGGCTTGCCGCAGATGATCTCGAGCCGCGTGCAGTTCGGCATCTACGGCGCGGTGATTCCGCTCGTACTGGTCTGCCTGATGTACGTCGGCTTCTCCGCGAGCGGCACCGTGCTCGCCGGGCAGGCGCTCGCGCAACTGTTCGGCGTCGCCGATCCGGTCGGCATCTTCGCGTTCATCGCGGTCGTCGTCGTGCTCGCGGTGTTCGGCTATCGGACGATTCACGCGCTCGGCCGCATATCGAGCATCGTCGGCGTCGTCGCGTTCGTCTACATGTTCGTGCGGCTCCTCGCCGGCCACGACGTGGGCGCGCTGCTCGCGATCCGGCATTTCTCGCTGTCGAGCTTCCTGCTCGCGATCTCGCTGTCCGCCTCGTGGCAGATCGCGTACGGGCCGTACGTCGCCGACTATTCTCGTTATCTGCCGCGCTCGACGTCCGCGCGGCGCACGTTCTGGGCGATCGGTCTTGGCTCGGTGCTCGGCGCGCAGGCGTCGATGGCATTCGGCGTGTTCGCGGCGGCGCTCGCGGGCAAGCAGTTCGCCGGGCACGAGGTGCAGTTCATCGTGAGCCTCGGCGCGAGCGGCGCGACGGCCGCGCTGCTCTATTTCGCGATCGCGTTCGGCAAGCTGACGATCACGACGCTCAACGCATACGGCAGCGTGATGTCGGTCGCGACGATCGTCACCGGCTTCTCGGGCCGCGCGCAGATTACGCAGCGCGCGCGAATGGCCTATGTGCTCGCGATGGTCGCCGCGGTCGCGTGGCTCGCGCTCGTCGGTCGTCACGCATTCCTGAAGGATTTCTCCGCGTTCATCCTGTTCCTGCTCGCCTTTTTCACGCCGTGGAGCGCGATCAACCTGGTCGATTTCTACTGGGTGACGAGGGAGCGCTACGACGTGCCCGCGCTCTACGATCCCGACGGCCGCTACGGCCGCTGGAACGTCGCGGGCGTATCGATCTACGCGATCGGCGTGCTCGTGCAGATGCCGTTCATCGCGACCGAGTTCTATACCGGGCCGCTCGTCGCGAAGCTCGGCGGCACCGACATCTCGTGGATCATCGGCCTCGTCGTGCCCGGCGTTCTGTATTATGTGACGGCACGCAGGCAGACCGCGCATGTCCCCGAGCGGCTGATCCTGCCGGACGAGCCCTCATTGCCATGA
- a CDS encoding NAD-dependent protein deacetylase — protein sequence MTVSAVVSPQPQPPSSSSSPDAAPFADPRALDALHAFVERHPRLFVLTGAGISTDSGIPGYRDRNGAWMRSQPIQYREFLDSDHARRRYWARSMLGWPVVGRAQPNASHHALARLGAAARIGRLVTQNVDGLHQRAGSVDVIELHGGIGGITCLDCGAHHARASIQHVLEAENPELLGARAQPAADGDAHLEWSALDHFRVPACPACGGLLKPAVVFFGENVPRERVAAAARALDDADAMLVVGSSLMVYSGYRFCVWANDQRKPIVAINLGHTRADPLLTLKVEASCGQALAALIARLGLAQRDAHGLPHV from the coding sequence ATGACCGTTTCCGCCGTTGTTTCGCCGCAGCCGCAGCCACCGTCGTCATCGTCGTCGCCGGACGCGGCGCCGTTTGCCGATCCGCGCGCGCTCGATGCGCTGCATGCGTTCGTCGAGCGGCATCCGCGCCTGTTCGTGCTCACGGGCGCGGGCATCAGTACCGATTCCGGCATTCCCGGCTATCGCGACCGCAACGGCGCATGGATGCGCTCGCAGCCGATTCAGTATCGCGAGTTTCTCGATTCCGATCATGCGCGCCGCCGCTACTGGGCGCGCAGCATGCTCGGCTGGCCCGTGGTCGGGCGCGCGCAGCCGAACGCGTCGCATCATGCGCTCGCGCGGCTCGGCGCGGCGGCGCGCATCGGGCGGCTCGTCACGCAAAACGTCGACGGGCTGCATCAGCGTGCGGGCAGCGTCGACGTCATCGAGCTGCACGGTGGCATCGGCGGTATCACATGTCTCGATTGCGGTGCGCATCACGCGCGCGCGTCGATCCAGCACGTTCTCGAAGCGGAGAACCCCGAGCTGCTCGGCGCTCGAGCGCAGCCCGCCGCCGATGGCGACGCGCATCTCGAATGGAGCGCGCTCGACCATTTTCGCGTGCCCGCATGTCCCGCGTGCGGCGGGCTGCTGAAGCCGGCCGTCGTATTTTTCGGCGAGAACGTGCCGCGCGAGCGCGTCGCGGCCGCCGCGCGCGCGCTCGACGACGCCGACGCGATGCTCGTCGTCGGCTCGTCGCTGATGGTGTATTCCGGCTATCGGTTCTGCGTGTGGGCGAACGACCAGCGCAAGCCGATCGTCGCGATCAACCTCGGGCACACCCGCGCCGATCCGCTGCTGACGCTGAAGGTCGAGGCGTCGTGCGGGCAGGCGCTCGCCGCGCTCATCGCACGTCTCGGGCTTGCGCAGCGCGACGCGCACGGCTTGCCTCACGTCTGA